Proteins from one Candidatus Hydrogenedentota bacterium genomic window:
- a CDS encoding site-specific integrase has product MGSRIEQRGKRGTWWYLGFFNGRKFRESLKTTVKNVAEREQRIRDAKYQDPAFMPTRKLNPTVGEFWQEYEAWAIEHRSKATVEVQRHLWNSIITFTKAQRMRDFRPQDFERMKRRRQAMGKAGWSETTCNSALKDFDAIWRRGVNMGWITGESPAAHVERFTVTRREITFHTRQDIEQLLEAAGDDQQLRWAILLMGFAGLRRAEMAFLRWENLVFDAKASFIRIRECDGFRPKTRQERTIPMHRRIFSEMHPFRQESGPVFVSGRKNEGKHRYPYDCKRALTSAIKRAGLPDADPFQRLRRSFGSMLVQEGVSIFKIARWMGHSVKIAEAHYAALLQHDGDIDRI; this is encoded by the coding sequence ATGGGAAGCAGAATCGAGCAACGCGGCAAACGGGGCACATGGTGGTATCTCGGCTTTTTCAACGGGCGGAAGTTCCGTGAATCCCTCAAGACCACCGTCAAGAACGTGGCAGAACGCGAGCAACGTATCCGCGATGCCAAGTACCAAGACCCGGCGTTCATGCCGACCCGCAAGCTGAATCCTACCGTCGGAGAATTCTGGCAAGAATACGAAGCTTGGGCGATCGAGCATCGAAGCAAAGCAACGGTCGAGGTGCAACGGCATTTGTGGAATTCCATCATCACATTCACGAAGGCACAGCGGATGCGCGATTTTCGGCCGCAAGACTTCGAGCGAATGAAACGACGACGGCAGGCCATGGGCAAAGCGGGCTGGTCTGAGACGACGTGTAACAGCGCACTCAAAGACTTTGATGCGATATGGCGGCGCGGCGTCAACATGGGGTGGATTACGGGCGAAAGCCCGGCGGCGCACGTTGAGCGGTTCACTGTGACACGACGCGAAATCACGTTTCACACCCGTCAAGACATCGAGCAACTACTCGAGGCGGCGGGCGATGACCAGCAGTTGAGATGGGCAATTCTACTTATGGGATTCGCCGGTTTGCGGCGCGCTGAGATGGCGTTCCTTCGATGGGAGAATCTGGTCTTTGACGCGAAGGCGTCTTTTATCCGTATTCGTGAATGCGACGGGTTCAGACCCAAGACCCGGCAGGAACGCACAATCCCGATGCACCGTCGTATCTTCAGTGAGATGCACCCGTTCCGACAGGAGAGCGGACCGGTCTTTGTATCGGGGCGGAAAAACGAAGGCAAACACCGCTATCCCTATGACTGCAAACGGGCGCTCACATCGGCGATCAAACGCGCAGGCCTGCCGGATGCCGATCCGTTTCAACGTCTGCGGCGGTCATTCGGCAGCATGCTGGTACAAGAGGGCGTGTCCATCTTCAAGATTGCGCGATGGATGGGGCACAGCGTCAAAATAGCAGAGGCGCATTACGCGGCGCTTCTCCAGCACGACGGGGACATTGATCGGATTTGA
- a CDS encoding transposase domain-containing protein, protein MKHPRRYFTLIQSAKRHGIDPCAYLRDTLLRITAEPGIAPPLLPALLWGELLHVGKASAFGLGKYRLEVRQSCIPARVQEQNRSTDNE, encoded by the coding sequence GTGAAACACCCGCGCCGCTACTTCACGCTTATCCAGAGCGCCAAACGCCACGGCATTGACCCCTGCGCCTACCTCCGCGACACCCTTCTCCGAATCACCGCCGAGCCCGGCATCGCCCCCCCACTACTCCCCGCGCTTCTATGGGGCGAACTTTTGCATGTCGGGAAAGCCAGCGCCTTTGGCCTGGGCAAGTACCGCCTCGAAGTGCGCCAAAGCTGCATTCCCGCTCGAGTTCAGGAACAAAACCGCAGCACGGACAACGAATAA